The nucleotide window GGGTCTaagaagctgagaaggccTGACTTTACGGGCTGCGAGGCCTTTTAGGTTTTCGAGACGGACATAGAAGAGAGCTCAGGTATTCGCGAACCCATGATAGTCGATAGTAGTGTCCTGTCTGATGGAAGTCCTGCTGCTATGTGAGACAAAGCGAAATTGGATGGACAGACTTAATCCTTACAAAGGTTAACATATGGAAATAGAAAGAGGACATATGACAGGCTGATATTTATTTCATACTACCTATCAATGGTGTACATATAGATATATATGTTCCTGGTCGTGTCAAAGGAGGGGATGTTCGTGCTGGAAGTGAACGTGGATTATAGGGAATAGCAGATGGGAATAGGATCTGGGGAAGATCGAGATACAAAGACGAGGGGTTGCACAGCTCAACTGTAAAATTTAAAGTGGTGTGCAAGCTTATTACCTAACAAGTTACAAGAACCAACAAGCAaacaaaccaaaccaaaccaacaGAGCGCCAAGGTTGGTGATAGCATGGATGATATTGCTATTGGTTAGATTGGTGGAGTACAGGAGGAGTTGTGAAGGATGTGGGAAACATCGGATATGATTTACGTATTGCTTTTTCTTGATGTAGAGAATGCTATGCACCTTTGAGAGGATGTTTCAAATTACAACGAGTGACTAGATATGTATGTAGCAGGAACTCTTCCTAGGTGTTTAAGATAGATATAACGAAATAAACGAGAAACACTTCAGCTGCCGTAAACCTATCGTCGTTGGGCGCTGACTATGTCGACGTGAGATCCTCCCGGAATTGACCATCGTCTATGGCCATAAGAATTAGTCGACAACTTATGCACAATCATATGTTAGTTATCAATGATCACTATACGTGACCACTTAGCGATCATGTAAAGCTTAGGAGGACTGGTACTATGTCTGAGCAGCTTGGCACTTTAGACACGAGAAACCTCTGCCCTCAACTGCTGAGGTGGATGGGTCCCATACCAGCTACGACGAAACGTAACagaagaataaataaaaaaccATCATGCCCAAAGTGAGGGCTTGTTATTATGTCCATCTGTTTGGAAGGCGTTGAGTGAAAAAGCCAATACCAAGAAATATAGCAGTACACTCATGGTAAGCCATTCCTGCGTATCGAATATGTCACTGGGATAATGGTGTTTGATGGTTGAGACGAACCAGTTTGACCACTTTCTTGGCAATGAAAGAATTGAATCGAGCCTCGGAAGATTACTCCGTAATGCCTTGAACATTGCCAGCTCATCAATTGCCATTCTTGAAGTTAGTGACAGCTCATAGATGATGGCGGTGAGCCCAACTCTCAAGTTTGTCAGCGAATATTGATAACCTACATATATCCCACCCTTGATTGAAAATCTGTGATGCTCTCACAAGGATTCTTTCGATAACCAAATTCATCTAATTAGTACTACGTCTTAGTAGAATCTGCCCCTGTCCTATTGTCGTCATGGCTTGCACTCGGGGCTCGGGGTATAGCCCCACAAAGCGACAAGGCTGATGGCCCCCACCTGAAGCCTTGCACAAAAAAAGGCTCCGATGCGAGGAGGAATTGATTGACTCATATTCACAAACCGTACAATTCGTTCGAAGCAGCAACAATCGTTTGCTTGTTCAACAACGTCGACGCTTCGCACAACGCCAGTGAAATCTCTCACTCGAAATTAAACCGAGAATAAATCAGTTTCTATAGATCAACAGCATATCTTATCTTGGCCGATATTTGTGTTTGACTCACAAATCACCCCTCCATTTCACCCCGCGAATCGCAGACATCCCACCCCGGCTTCACTACCTAGCTACGACAACCGGCGACTGTGACTCCGACCGATACACCTCCTAGTAGATATGGCCCCTCTTTCTACAGGCTACGCGCCTGATCTCGAGAAATATCTCAGGTCTCTCAAGGGTCAAGCACTGGAATCGTCTGTTGAGAGCCTCATCTGGTGAGACACCCGCCAAGTCCTTTGCCAAGATGCTCGTTACTAAGTGTTCGCGATACCTTCAGTCTCCTCAAGCGACGACAAATCAAGGGCTCTGAGCCCTGCGCCGTCGCTACAGCTCACATTCTACTCCAAGTCGTCGCCCGATCGAAATGGTTCAACGTTGACAGCTTGATCGACAACGTCTCGCGTATTGGTCGTCGCCTGGTCGAGGCTCAGCCCAAAGAGCTCGTTATTGCCAACATTGTGCGCCGAGTCCTAGGCCTCATTCGCGACGAAGCTGCCGAGGATAGAAATGAGGGTGCGAGTGAAACCCCTAGTGACGCCCAGATCACACCAACCGATGCTGTCCCGAACCCAGATGCCCTTTCTCACCAATGGCCTCCTTCGACATATGGCAAGCAAGATTCTGCCGGAGACTATATCACCAACAGCGCCAAACCTCCTCCCGCTCGGCCTGGTCCACTATCCTCCTACAGCTCAGTCAACGTGCCTAAGACTCTCTTTCACCTCCTCTCAGTGTCTACACCCGGCGAGCTCGCGCCCAGCAGCCAGGGATCGCCCCTAGGTCTTTCAGGGGCATCAACTCCTTCATGGAGAGCTCCTTCGGCTCAGGTTCATGCTTTGAGATCAGAGGTCATCGACGGTATtgaagagatcaaggatgagatcaGCTCTGTGGACGATCAAATCGCGGCCTTGGCTGACGTTCAGATTCACCCTGGCGACTACGTGCTCATCCATCAGCCCTCACCTACAGTCGAGCGATTCATTCTTCGCGCAGCTTTGAAGCGCCGATTCACAGTTCTCATCGCGACCGAGCCACCAAAAAAACAGTCCCCAGAAGTCCCCCATGCCTCGTTCCGTAAGAAGCTCGCTTCCGCTGGTATTACAgtgatcaacatcatgaaTGGAGGGTTGATGGCATACATGTCCCGAGTGGACAAGGTCATTCTGGGGGCGCACTCGATTGTCGCCAGCGGTGGTGTTATGGCCGATGCGGGTGCTGCAGCCATTGCTCGAGCCGCAAAAGAGCGAGGACGTGCTGTTATTGTCCTCGGCGGCGTGTACAAACTCAGCCCTGTGAACCCTTTCAGCGGAGAGCTTTTGATTGAGTGGGGAGACTCTGCCAGCTTTGTCAACTTTGCGGATGGACACATGGTGAACAGCGTCGAGGTTCGGACTGCCCTCAATGAGATGGTCCCTCCAGAGTTGATCGACATATACATCACCAATTTGTAAGTCAAGAGGTCGTTGTGTAAGGCAAACAACTAATTTTTCATTCAGGGGAACACACTCAAGAGATCACTTGTCCAGTCTCATCGCAGATCATTACAAGACGGAGGATGTCGATTTTTTCCTTAACGAAGAATGATGGAGGAATACAAAAAAtcaaaggaaaagaaaacgTCGCAAAAGTTGTGCCATTCATTCATTTCTCGGCGTTGAGCGAGACAGGGTTTCCACTATCCGTTCAAGGAGTGAAGGTACCATAGAATTTGCTTGATAGCACATATCACCAGCGTTTAAAATTTCAACCATATTGGGTTGAGATCAGCCTCACACAAATCATCAGATTACACCGCAACCGTATGCATCGTATCGAGTCGTATGCGGTGTATGAAAGCAATGACGACGACGGCCCAAGTCAAGCATAACTTTAGAGTATTGTCAGAGTGATCAGAGGCCGGGAATGCGGCACCACAGCTGTCGGTTAGTCTAGGCTCCCTCGCTCGGCCGCGTAAGCACCAGCTCGGCCATTGGACGCAGGGGATCCTGGGGAGTCATAGGGCTGCGAATGCGAGTTGCGTAACCCCCTGTAAGGCGCTGTAGGGCATTTTCGCAGTTCGGTGATTTGATCAGACCGTTGAAAGCGTTTCCTCTTTGGTCATGATGTGAGGTGATAGCTGAAGGTCATTGATAAAGgttaaataaaagaaaatacCCTTCTTTTCAGGCTATGATGCAGTCACGTTTATCAGATAGCTTCCCAAAGCTTAGGTTGATCAGTGTGCTATTGTATCACACCATCAGCTCTCACCCATTCTCTCTCCCCATTAATACCCCTCTATAATCGCATCACCCTCCTcctctcatcatgacaactccatcaccagccaTGGACTCTACCAGCAGAAACAATCCTCCATATCTCACAACTGGCCAGGCCCCAGCAACAGCTGACGATGCGCCGCCGCCTCCATACTCAGAGACAGATATCTACTCTACCTCTTCTCAGCCCCCGCACTCACCACATGCTGGTTCCGTCGCCGGCTCCGGGCACGGCCCCGCAGCTCCCGGTGACGATACCGCCTCCCGCATgtcctcaacttcaactaCAGAACCCATCTTCACTCCACCACTTACACCTCGCACCGAATCTAATGTCAACGCAACAACACCTACAACACACGAAATCCCCCTCTCTCCCAGTGTAGCTCTCTACTTTGAGACCCGGCCTGTTCCAACATCAGCGTCTCAATGGGAGCCTCAGATCCACAGCATCGCTGTGAAGCCGACCTCTGTGCCAGATGACATTCCTTATCCGGAGAATTGGGCGACTTCGTACGATATCACAGCCCAAGATTGGGCGACTTTTGTTAACTTTCTCCTCCCTGATCACGATTCCGTCCGGAATGAGGCTATCCTGGGTGAAAAGGGCAAATCCGAAGATGGCTCAGATATCAAGTCATCTATTGGCGACGGCAGCGTCAAGTCAGAACGACACACAACTGATCCTAATGAACTACGTCGCAAGCGTGCAGAAGTCGAAGCTATCGTGCAACAGTGGAACTCTGGCTTCTTTGCTCCCCGAAATGTCATGGTAAGGCTTCAGCCCGAGGAGCAATCGCACATGCCAGGAGGATGGGAGACCACATTCGACGATCCTCCAGTGCAACTCCCACATCAAGCTGGCCCATCTTCTCCGAGAGAAGCGATGCCTCAGCGCAGGCCTAGCGGTTGGACAGGATCTTGGGGCGGCTTCCAAGTCGACAATGACAGCGTCCGGTGGGGAGACAGATTTGTTGCTGATAGCAATGGGCTTCGCATAGGAAACATTGTTATGGATAGCAGGGGAATTCGCATGAACGGCCAGCCTGTGGGAGCCCCTTTTGGCCCTGGACCATCCCAACCACCACCTCCGAATGCTCGCAACATGCCTCCTTTTATGCCCGGACACCCAGCATGGCATCAAGGTCCTCCTGAAGCCCACACCTTCCCCCAACGAGGACGAGCAGCTAGCCATGATCACCAAAGACGCCGCTCTCggtcatcatcttcatcttcttcctcgtcctcagATTCCTCTTCTAGCTCAGAATCCATCGGTTCTCTCCCTGACTACGACGATCTCAAGGACCAGCAGCTACCCGTTTACATCGCTCGTCTACAACAATGGACAGCTAATCCTCTCGAAGTGCGCAGCAAGGCTGATGTCAAGCAATTGAAAGCTGAACTTAAAGCCTCGAACACAAATGGCATCGCTCCCAATATCGACCGAAAGGCTCTTAAGTTGCAGGGCAAAGCCCTTTCGCAACAATGGAAGACTTTGAAACGtcagcagaagaaggaacGGAGAGATCGAAAGAGAGATcataagaagaagaaaaaggctgagaagagggagaggagaCAGCAGAAGAGGGAGATGAAGGCTGCTCGCAGAGATCATAGAAGGGGCCAAAGAGGGAGGGGCCATGTTGAGCCAATTCCTGCTCCTGTGGTGCCTCCTTTCCAAGTTCCTCCCGTTCATGTTCCCGCAGTCAACGTTCACGTTCCTCCTGTCAACGTCCCTAGTGTCAGAGTTCCTCCGCCAGCTCTCGGTGGCTGGGGATGGTCAGGCAGAGGAGCCGGCCGAGGAGATCGAGGCAGAGGTCGAGGTTGGGGCGGTTGTGAAAGTCAAGGTCCCTGGGGCAGAAGTCGAGGAGGCTTCCAAGGAGGCTGGCCAAACCACTGTTCATTTGGATCTCCCGGTCGAGGCGGTTTCTTTGGTGGCGGAGAGTGGCCATCTCGCTCAGGAGAAGGCCCTCCAGGCTCATGGCCAGCAGATGCCAACAAAGATGGCAGTATTCCGCCGCCAGGTGCGGCATCAGCTGCAAAGTACAACACTGTTTTTGGAATAGAGACTGAGATTGCGACGAAGCAGAAGGATCTGGAGGTGAAAGAAATAACTTTGAGTGAGCGCAGGGCGCTGGAaaaggagattgaggctcTCACAGAGACAATGGAGAGAACGAggcttgaagctgatgaggcGTATGCTCGTGAGTTGGCTGAGCAACTTGATGGATAATGATGATTTTTCAACTTCTTATGTACTTATATGGATACCGATTTCTTGAACTTTGTATTAATATCTATCGCCAAAGCGACTGTTTGTCTCCATGTCAGCTATATCGAGTTATCTAGGTTGTATACCTCATCTGTAAGGTTAGTTGCACCACTTTTCAGTGTGGTTGACCCTTGCAGTCCTTTTGCTGGTATATTTTTTTCCAGTTCTTGTAAGATATGAATCTTTATGCCTAGAAACAGTACTTGTGATTTACGCTTCATCGTAGTATTTGATGGATCCAACCTTTCACTCCTCAGTTGCGCAATAGTGTCCCAAGCGTAgactcatcaacatcataaCTATCTTCCAGCTACTCATGACATATTTCACCCAGACATCACAACTTTTTATCTATCCGTCTATTAAAACACACATTCCCCCTTTTTTCacattctcttctccttaATGCTTCGAGTCATCCTTTTCCACCAACGAACCAACGCCCAGGCTCCTCCCCACAGcaaccttcatcttcttcttcttgtccttgtccttgcctGCTTCAGGATCACGGCCAACCTCACCCACGGCTTCGCCCTCGtcctcggcttcttcttcttcttcctctgcaaGGGCCTCGTCGACTTGTTTCTTGATGCCTCCAAGGTCTAGACGCATGCAGAAGGCGTCTTCACCGTCGGCGTAGTATTTGGATTCGGTCTTCTCGTTGGTGAAGCCGAGGGTGTTTTCGTAGAGGTGGCGGGCTGCGGCGTTGGATACACGGACGTGGAGGGAGACGTATTTTGCCTGGAATGTCTCGACCATAGCCAGTTCTACAAATGTCAGCTTCTACTATGAGGCCAGCAGGTTTGAGTACACGTACGACTTTGGCGCATCAACTTCTCAGCAATACCCAGTCTTCGGTGTGTTCGCATCACGCTCAGACTCGTAATGTGGCCATGCGGAATGCCATCTGAaggctcctcctccatcttggcaaGGACATATCCGACGATCTTGGGGTACTCGTAGGGATCCTTCTTGGGTCGCGAGACATCAACGGCGACGTAGCTCAGTTGGGGCCATGAGAGGGCATGGTAGAGGTAGTACTTGAGGAAGTAGTTCTCGGGGAGGTTCTCGAGGTTTGCGTGCTGAATGAGGGGCAAGTCTGCGTTTGTGAGGAGGCGGATATCCATGGCTGCAGGTGATTCTGTGGTGcaggtggtgatgaggctcaagagTATGTACGTAGTATTTGGATGTCGGCAGAGAATGGTATAGCTTCAGCCCGCTTCAGTCCAGTGCAATTCATCAAGCGGAATCGGCCCCTCAATTCACACGGCGGGTCAACAAGTTTGCGGTCAAAAGTCAGCCCGGAGGTCGGCAGTAAAGTCCCCCGCGCCGTAGAGAGACGACCCCACTACGATGCTCTGAAGCAGAAGACCTAGAACGCTAAGCCAGGCACCAATTGACTGCCCCTCCACTGTAACACCCGAGAAATGTCCCCTCGTGGAAGCGCACCTGTCAAAGACAAGCAATGGCCGCCACGGGACTTGGGCAGAAGGTGGATTATTGAGTTGGTGCTTTGTCTCTATTGGCGCGACAATTGCAGTGGACTCTTGAATTGTGTCAGTTGTGTAAACTAACGTGCAAGAGGACCACGACAAGAACAGTCTAAGGGCGtagatagatataaatacAAGGAGATCATCGTCagttcttgttcttctagACAAGCTGTTCTTTTTCCTATTCAATTTGTGTTCTTCTGTTGTCTTGATACCCGGCTCATCACAGTGCCTCAGTTGACCACCGACTAACACATCACCACTATGGCTCTTCCTCTTACTGGCAAACTTGCCATCGTCACTGGTGCCTCTCGGGGTATGTTCTCTTACCTTGTCTACAATCAATTGAGCTCTGCTGACTTCAAAAGGCATTGGTCTATCCATTACCAAGGCCCTTGCTGCCCGAGGCGCAAACCTCGTCCTCGCCTACACATCCGCCAGCTCTGCTGATTCAACAGCTAAGCTTGCTTCTGAGCTGTCTTCCAAGCATTCTATCAAGGTCGTCCCCGTGCAAGCAGACCTCGGCACCGTCTCAGGTCCTGCCTCGCTCATTTCTCAAGCCGCCGATGCCTTCAGCCCCCTGCGCATCGACATCCTCGTCAACAATGCGGGTGTTGCTTATAACGACAAGGTCCCTGACATCAAGCCTGAGGACTTCACAAAGAGCTACAACGTCAATGTACTTGgccctcttcttctcgtccaGGCCGCACACCCCTACCTACCCACCGACCGCTCCGGCCGtatcatcaacctcagcagTGTAAGCGCAAGTCTTGGTTTTGTCGGCCAGAGTGTCTACGGCGGCACAAAGGCTGCTCTCGAGGCTATGACACGAACTTGGGCCCGTGAGTTCAGCGAGAGAGCTACCGTCAATGCCATCAACCCTGGTCCCGTCCGCTCTGAGATGTACTCTCGCAACTCGGACGAGTTCAAGCGTCTCATCAAGCCTTTTATCCAGAATGCGCCTCTCATGGCTGCTCGTCCTGGCATTGACGATCCCGAGGTCGTCGAGGAGGCCAAGACTGCGGGTGGTCGAGCAGGtgaagctgatgagattGCTGGCATCGTCGCTATGCTTGCTAGCCCTGAGAGTGCTTGGTGCACTGGTCAAGTAATTTGCGCCAATGGCGGTATGATCTTTGGTATGCAATAGAGGGTTTCATCATGGAGTAAAGGAAAATAGAAGTCAGGTGTTTCTCAAGGGCATGGTCATTAGAAGGCATCTTTTGTAGTAAATTCTACGCAACTTATACAAATTCACGTTAGCCAGTAACTGTGTTGCAATGAAAGTTAACCCTTCCAGACTGTTGTAATAAGTCTAACTGCCCCGCCATTAGTGGGCGGTGACGCAAATTCTGCCACTCACTCACTCAGTCTCGCAACTCACTTACAAATCAGTGAGTCAAGATTCAACCCAAAGAACACACACAGATACCATGGAAACAAGACAAACAGACTCCTCTGATCCCTTCGAGGATGTCCTCAACCTCGAAGAGCGCTTTTACTCAGAAGGCTACCAACAAGGCATCAAAGACGGCGTTCAAGCGGGGCGGATTGAAGGACGATCTTTTGGTATGCAAAAGGGCTTTGAGAAGTTCCTCGAAAGTGGCCGTCTTGCCAGCAAAGCTATCGTATGGGCGAACCGAATACCACACAAGGACGGTACTGCTTCAGGAGAGACTTGCACGTTGCCACCACTACCCAAGAACGCAAGACTGGAGAAGAACATCAACACTCTGTATGCTCTCGTAGAGCCAGATACACTTTCGACTGAGAACTCGGATGATGCGGTTCAAGATTTTGATGACCGGGTTAAACGGGCACAAGGAAAGGCCAAGATTGTCGAAAAGATGGCGGGGAGTGGTGGAAGAGAGGCATCGGGagcatcaccaacatcctGAGAATATCAGAAACGGATTCGGAGTTTGGTTTGGCGTATGAACATCAGTATCAAAGACTTTCATATTTGAAAAAGGAAAATCATCTGTATTGTCAATGGAAATTCTATACCCTCACTACCTCATAATTTGTATCCACAACCACCCTCTTCGCTTCTAATTTATTTGAATGATCTGCAAGGGTATCTGTAACAGTTAGCACATATTCTCTTCGCAATTCACCAGCGTCTGCAGCGTACCCTTCACCATAAGATCTCTCTGTCACCTCATACTTGTGCACATCCCACTTTCCAGTTGCCAAGGTCTGGCCACTGGGCAGAGGGGGCATACCATTAACGAACACATCCTTAGTCGCATCGGTCGCCTTCTCGAGAGCCTTTGCCAGACCAGTCTCGGATTCCTGCTTGACAGCcacgagctgcttctcaCCAGCCTCGCCGATGAGCTCGACCTTGGGAGCCGCGGCGCTGCCGACAGTGAGGAGCTGGGCGAACTGGGATTGGTTGACGACGCTGAGCTGGGGGTAGTTTCGGCGGTTGTCGCGCTTCCAGTAAGGGTTGTCGGCGATGTCGCCGGCGGGCAGCGTAACGGGGTCGTCGTACTCGAGAGGAGGGTTGGCGCCGGGTGTAGGGTTTCGGAAGTGAGGGTTCAGAGGGACACCGTTAGATCGCTCAGGGTCGATGGCCATGAAGCGACGGAAGGCCTCCCAGATGCCCGTCGACTGGAGGGTTTGCTTCTGTACGACAGAGGTTCTATTAGCGGCTGTATGTCATGTATTGGCTTTCATGATGTGCGAGGTAATTCGAACGTAGGGGCTGCTGTCGAAGGGCCATTGGGAGGCATTGGGTTCGGAGATTTGTTCATGAGTCGTACCTTGGCGATGCTGACCACGTTGCTGGCGGCTTTGGCCGCTTGGGACGACATGATGGCGGTGGTAGGCTGATGAAGGCTGTCGTTGAGGTTCGGGTGATGGAATCGATTCCAAGTTGAAATGGCGTCGTGATTATTGGCTGACCAAGTTGGTTTAG belongs to Fusarium oxysporum Fo47 chromosome V, complete sequence and includes:
- a CDS encoding acyl-CoA N-acyltransferase is translated as MDIRLLTNADLPLIQHANLENLPENYFLKYYLYHALSWPQLSYVAVDVSRPKKDPYEYPKIVGYVLAKMEEEPSDGIPHGHITSLSVMRTHRRLGIAEKLMRQSQLAMVETFQAKYVSLHVRVSNAAARHLYENTLGFTNEKTESKYYADGEDAFCMRLDLGGIKKQVDEALAEEEEEEAEDEGEAVGEVGRDPEAGKDKDKKKKMKVAVGRSLGVGSLVEKDDSKH